From a single Nostoc edaphicum CCNP1411 genomic region:
- a CDS encoding LysR family transcriptional regulator: protein MRLEQLQAFLAIAQTGSFQQAARTCGITQSTISRQIQALEADLGTELFHRTSHAKLTLGGELLLPRIRKICQEWQTAKEELADLIAGKQPELCIAVIHSLCGSYLPPVLQKFCHDYPDVQLRVTSLGSDRALKVLKDGLVDLAIVMNNRFLTTSREMVVEVLYDEPIEVLTAANHPLAQYEFVPWSELIRYPQVVFKDGYGMQRLIQDRFERMEATLQSALEVNTLDAFRGVVRQGELIALLPQSALLEARLDPTLAIRSLASNNTSGLADASSLTRRVVMVTTQDRLQIPPIKHFWQLVRENIPLQIDQQRSAS, encoded by the coding sequence ATGCGCCTAGAGCAGTTGCAAGCCTTTTTAGCGATCGCCCAAACCGGCAGCTTTCAACAAGCAGCGCGAACGTGTGGTATTACCCAATCGACGATTAGTCGCCAAATTCAAGCATTAGAAGCAGATTTAGGGACAGAACTGTTTCACAGAACCAGTCATGCGAAATTGACGTTGGGAGGTGAACTTTTACTACCCCGCATCCGCAAAATTTGCCAAGAATGGCAGACAGCTAAAGAAGAATTAGCCGATTTAATCGCCGGAAAGCAACCAGAACTTTGCATTGCCGTGATTCACTCGCTTTGTGGATCTTACTTACCACCAGTGTTGCAAAAATTTTGTCACGATTATCCAGATGTGCAATTGCGAGTGACTTCATTAGGAAGCGATCGCGCTCTGAAAGTCCTCAAAGATGGATTAGTGGATTTAGCAATTGTGATGAATAATCGCTTTTTAACCACCAGTAGAGAAATGGTGGTAGAAGTACTTTACGATGAACCTATAGAAGTTTTAACCGCAGCTAATCATCCCCTGGCACAATATGAATTCGTTCCTTGGTCGGAGCTAATTCGTTATCCCCAAGTGGTTTTTAAAGATGGTTATGGGATGCAACGCTTAATACAAGATAGATTTGAGCGAATGGAAGCTACACTCCAGTCGGCTTTAGAGGTAAATACCCTAGATGCCTTTCGGGGAGTCGTGCGCCAAGGAGAACTGATAGCTTTGCTACCTCAATCAGCATTACTGGAAGCTCGTCTTGACCCTACCCTGGCGATTCGTTCCTTAGCCAGCAATAATACTAGTGGTTTAGCAGATGCTTCCAGTTTGACTCGTCGAGTAGTTATGGTGACAACTCAAGACCGTTTGCAAATTCCCCCAATTAAGCACTTTTGGCAACTCGTGCGGGAAAATATTCCACTGCAAATTGACCAGCAGCGATCGGCTTCTTAA
- a CDS encoding nicotinate phosphoribosyltransferase, producing the protein MTTLPDLDYVYKQQSQQNQELNLSADDYSLLTDLYQLTMAACYTGEGIEQRRASFELSVRRLPEGFGYLIAMGLTQALEYLAKIRFSSAQIAALQATGIFTHAGDRFWSLLAEGKFTGDVWAVPEGTAVFANQPLLRVEAPLWQAQLVETYLLNTINYQTLIATKAARLRDVAGESATLLEFGTRRAFSPQASLWAARAALAGGLDSTSNVLAALQLGQQPSGTMAHALVMALSAIEGTEEQAFSAFHRYFPGAPLLIDTYDTVAAAQRLSEKVNSGEMQLTGVRLDSGDLVTLSKQVRSLLPDVPIFASGDLDEWEIARLKAAGAEIDGYGLGTRLVTGSPVNGVYKLVDIDGIPVMKESSGKVTYPGRKQIFRSFTGGKVKADRLGLLGESLLDEEPLLQLVVQEGQRVQPLESLATIRQRTAASVASLPQQTRLLDHPVAVEVEISEALRVLTEETKKRRRTSGLP; encoded by the coding sequence ATGACCACTTTGCCAGATTTGGACTATGTATATAAACAGCAAAGCCAGCAGAACCAGGAACTAAACCTGTCTGCGGATGACTACAGCTTACTGACCGACCTTTACCAGTTGACAATGGCAGCTTGTTACACAGGTGAAGGTATAGAACAACGACGGGCAAGCTTTGAATTGTCTGTCAGAAGATTGCCAGAGGGTTTTGGTTATTTAATTGCAATGGGGCTAACGCAAGCATTGGAATATTTAGCCAAAATCCGCTTTAGTTCCGCGCAAATTGCGGCATTACAGGCAACGGGAATTTTTACTCACGCAGGCGATCGCTTTTGGTCACTTTTAGCTGAGGGAAAGTTCACGGGTGATGTTTGGGCAGTACCAGAAGGGACAGCCGTCTTTGCCAATCAACCACTGTTGCGGGTGGAAGCACCCCTTTGGCAAGCGCAATTAGTGGAAACTTACCTTCTGAATACGATTAATTACCAGACTTTGATTGCCACAAAAGCAGCACGGTTAAGGGATGTAGCGGGGGAATCAGCAACACTTTTAGAATTTGGCACAAGACGAGCATTTAGTCCGCAGGCTTCCTTGTGGGCGGCGCGGGCGGCCTTGGCAGGTGGGTTAGATTCCACCTCCAATGTGTTAGCAGCGCTACAACTGGGACAACAGCCAAGTGGTACTATGGCACACGCCTTAGTGATGGCGTTATCAGCAATAGAAGGCACTGAAGAACAGGCTTTTAGTGCATTTCATCGATATTTTCCGGGTGCGCCATTGTTGATTGATACTTACGATACCGTTGCTGCTGCCCAGCGCTTGTCCGAAAAAGTAAATTCCGGGGAAATGCAATTAACAGGAGTGAGATTGGACTCAGGAGATTTAGTTACCTTATCAAAACAGGTGCGATCGCTCCTTCCCGATGTGCCAATTTTTGCCAGTGGCGACTTAGACGAGTGGGAAATTGCCAGATTAAAAGCCGCTGGGGCCGAAATTGATGGTTACGGACTGGGAACACGACTAGTTACAGGTTCGCCCGTAAACGGAGTTTATAAACTTGTAGACATTGATGGCATCCCAGTGATGAAAGAGTCGAGTGGTAAGGTTACTTATCCAGGGCGCAAGCAGATTTTTCGCTCGTTTACGGGAGGTAAGGTAAAAGCAGACAGATTAGGACTTTTAGGTGAAAGTCTTCTAGATGAAGAACCTTTGTTGCAATTGGTAGTGCAGGAAGGTCAACGGGTGCAACCGTTAGAGTCTTTGGCAACAATTCGTCAACGTACCGCAGCCTCAGTTGCCAGTTTGCCACAACAAACACGGCTTTTGGATCATCCTGTGGCTGTAGAAGTGGAGATTTCTGAGGCGTTACGAGTATTGACTGAAGAAACTAAGAAACGTAGACGCACCAGCGGCTTGCCGTAG
- a CDS encoding nicotinate-nucleotide adenylyltransferase gives MRVALFGTSADPPTAGHQKILSWLSERYDWVAVWAADNPFKSHQTPLEHRAAMLRLLIADIDAPRHNIALEQELSSFRTLETVEKAKLIWGEDAELTLIIGSDLLSQLPRWYRIEDLLQEVQLLIVPRPGYAIDESSSEVVQKLGGKIAIASLIGLDVSSTAYREHGDSEALTAPVVAYINQEHLYECQDVHKKRYQLR, from the coding sequence ATGAGAGTTGCTTTGTTTGGAACGAGTGCCGATCCACCAACTGCGGGACATCAAAAAATTCTGAGTTGGTTGTCTGAGCGTTATGATTGGGTAGCAGTTTGGGCAGCGGATAATCCATTTAAGTCCCATCAAACACCCTTAGAACATCGGGCGGCAATGTTGCGATTGTTGATTGCGGATATAGACGCGCCACGGCACAATATTGCTTTGGAACAAGAATTGAGTAGCTTTAGAACACTGGAAACAGTGGAAAAAGCGAAGCTTATTTGGGGTGAAGACGCTGAATTGACGTTGATTATTGGTTCAGATTTACTGAGTCAGCTACCACGTTGGTATCGCATTGAAGATTTGTTACAGGAAGTGCAACTACTGATTGTACCGCGACCCGGATATGCAATAGATGAATCTAGTTCAGAGGTAGTGCAAAAGCTGGGAGGGAAGATTGCGATCGCTAGTCTGATCGGTCTAGATGTTTCCTCAACAGCGTACCGCGAACATGGAGATTCTGAAGCCCTCACAGCCCCTGTAGTTGCCTATATTAATCAAGAGCATTTGTACGAATGCCAGGACGTTCACAAAAAAAGATACCAACTCCGTTAA
- a CDS encoding nicotinate phosphoribosyltransferase, producing the protein MAISQIIANITQYISEAAMRIFGPTDDAYPVIGVQPFTGEPYDKRTADTW; encoded by the coding sequence ATGGCTATTTCCCAAATCATTGCTAACATCACCCAATATATTTCTGAAGCTGCAATGCGGATTTTTGGCCCTACGGATGATGCTTATCCTGTTATTGGCGTACAACCTTTTACAGGTGAGCCTTATGATAAGCGTACAGCTGATACTTGGTAG
- a CDS encoding DNA polymerase III subunit delta': MTNDPFTPLIGQQQGIELLTQAVRQNRVAPAYLFVGPDGVGRSLAARCFVELLFSSGMGVTASLQNRLRQGNHPALLWVQPTYQHQGQRLTAAEAAEKGLKRKAPPVIRLEQIREITEFLGRPPLEAPRNVVVLEEAQTMAEAAANALLKTLEEPGQATLILIAPTPESVLPTLVSRCQRIPFYRLDAQSLAVVLTQTGHQEILQNQAVLSIASGSAGTAIASYEQLQTIPPELLEDLKKAPKSYRNALELAKKIDQDLDTEAQLWLVDYLQQFYWQQWHQSSIINQLEQARKYLLVYAQPRLVWECLLLSVYQKSDSIYTTLR; this comes from the coding sequence ATGACTAATGATCCATTTACACCACTTATAGGACAACAGCAAGGTATAGAATTACTGACTCAGGCTGTTAGACAAAACCGGGTTGCTCCAGCCTACCTATTTGTGGGGCCAGATGGTGTAGGAAGAAGTTTAGCAGCCCGATGCTTTGTGGAATTGCTATTTTCTAGTGGAATGGGAGTCACTGCGTCTTTACAAAACCGTTTGCGCCAGGGGAACCATCCAGCTTTGTTGTGGGTGCAACCAACGTACCAACACCAGGGACAACGATTAACAGCAGCAGAAGCAGCCGAGAAAGGACTGAAGCGTAAAGCGCCACCTGTAATTCGGCTAGAGCAAATTCGGGAAATTACTGAGTTTTTAGGTCGTCCGCCTTTGGAAGCGCCGAGGAATGTAGTAGTGCTGGAGGAAGCTCAAACAATGGCAGAAGCCGCAGCGAATGCTTTACTCAAAACCTTGGAAGAACCGGGACAGGCGACATTAATTTTAATTGCACCTACACCTGAGTCTGTGTTGCCGACTTTAGTTTCACGGTGTCAACGCATTCCTTTTTATCGTTTAGATGCACAGTCTTTAGCTGTTGTACTTACGCAAACAGGTCATCAAGAAATTTTGCAAAATCAGGCAGTTTTGAGCATAGCATCTGGTAGTGCCGGAACTGCGATCGCATCTTATGAGCAATTACAAACTATTCCCCCGGAATTACTCGAAGATTTGAAAAAAGCGCCTAAATCTTACCGTAACGCCTTGGAGTTAGCCAAGAAAATTGATCAGGATTTAGATACAGAAGCACAATTGTGGTTAGTTGATTATCTTCAGCAGTTTTACTGGCAACAGTGGCATCAATCTAGTATTATAAATCAGCTAGAACAAGCTCGTAAATACTTACTTGTTTACGCTCAACCAAGGCTAGTTTGGGAATGTCTGCTTTTATCTGTGTATCAAAAATCTGATTCTATTTATACTACTCTTCGCTGA
- a CDS encoding NAD+ synthase codes for MKIAIAQINPTIGDLLLNAQKILEAAQRAASSGARLLLTPELSLCGYPPRDLLLNPSFVEAMGITLQNLAQDLPPNLAVLVGTVEPNIKAHISGGKTLFNSIALLENGKVKQIFHKRLLPTYDVFDERRYFEPGLEANYFTLDDIHIGVTICEDLWNDEEFWGKRSYTVNPIADLAILGVDLVVNLSASPYTVGKQQFRETMLRHSAVRFQQPIIYANQVGGNDDLIFDGRSFALNRQGETISRAHGFDTDLLVVEFDETQRDLQLGSVEPMYESEDEEIWQALVLGARDYARKCRFSKVVLGLSGGIDSAIVAAIATAALGKENVLGVLMPSPYSSEHSISDALALAENLGIKTNLLPIGELMQGFDQTLGDLFAGTEFGLAEENIQSRIRGNLLMAIANKFGYLLLSTGNKSEMAVGYCTLYGDMNGGLAVIADVPKTRVYSLCHWLNRDNEIIPQNVLTKAPSAELKPGQVDQDSLPPYEILDDILQRLIHNHQSAAQIVAAGHDPVIVDRVIQMVARAEFKRRQAPPGLKITDRAFGTGWRMPIASNWVGVKNAYQTQTIATPTLVCWDGQGAHPQIK; via the coding sequence ATGAAAATTGCGATCGCTCAAATTAATCCGACAATCGGTGATTTGCTTTTAAATGCCCAAAAAATTCTAGAGGCGGCACAACGCGCAGCATCTAGTGGTGCGCGTTTGTTGTTGACACCGGAACTTTCTTTATGTGGCTATCCACCAAGAGATTTATTACTAAATCCTAGTTTTGTGGAAGCAATGGGCATCACTTTACAAAACTTGGCCCAAGATTTACCACCAAATTTAGCTGTGTTGGTAGGAACTGTTGAACCGAATATCAAAGCACATATTAGTGGTGGTAAAACTTTATTTAACAGCATAGCTTTGTTAGAAAATGGCAAAGTAAAGCAAATTTTTCACAAGCGACTTTTGCCGACTTACGATGTATTTGATGAACGTCGCTATTTTGAACCAGGTTTGGAAGCTAATTATTTCACTCTAGATGATATCCATATTGGCGTAACTATTTGCGAAGATTTATGGAATGATGAGGAATTTTGGGGCAAACGTAGTTATACAGTGAATCCGATTGCTGACTTAGCAATTCTGGGTGTAGATTTGGTTGTAAATTTATCTGCTTCTCCCTACACGGTTGGCAAGCAGCAGTTTCGTGAAACAATGCTCAGGCATAGTGCAGTACGTTTTCAACAACCAATTATTTACGCTAATCAGGTTGGTGGAAATGATGATCTAATTTTTGATGGACGTAGTTTTGCTTTGAATCGTCAAGGTGAAACTATATCTCGCGCTCATGGGTTTGACACTGATTTATTAGTAGTTGAATTTGATGAAACACAGCGGGATTTACAGCTAGGTTCTGTAGAACCGATGTATGAATCGGAAGATGAAGAAATTTGGCAAGCTTTAGTTTTAGGAGCCCGAGATTACGCTCGCAAGTGTCGCTTTTCTAAAGTAGTGTTGGGTTTAAGTGGCGGGATTGACTCTGCAATAGTCGCTGCGATCGCGACAGCTGCACTTGGTAAAGAAAATGTCCTTGGTGTTCTCATGCCTTCCCCTTACAGTTCGGAGCATTCCATCAGTGATGCTTTGGCATTAGCCGAAAATTTGGGGATTAAGACTAATCTTTTACCAATTGGCGAGTTAATGCAAGGCTTTGATCAAACTTTAGGTGATTTGTTTGCGGGTACTGAGTTTGGACTGGCAGAGGAAAATATACAATCCCGGATTCGGGGTAATTTATTAATGGCGATCGCTAATAAATTTGGCTATCTGCTTTTATCTACCGGTAACAAGTCAGAAATGGCAGTTGGTTACTGTACTCTCTACGGCGATATGAATGGCGGGTTAGCAGTGATTGCAGATGTTCCTAAAACCCGTGTGTATTCACTTTGCCATTGGTTAAATCGCGATAATGAAATCATCCCGCAAAACGTCCTAACTAAAGCACCCAGCGCCGAACTCAAACCAGGTCAAGTGGATCAAGACTCTCTACCGCCCTATGAAATTTTGGACGATATTTTGCAAAGGCTGATTCACAATCACCAATCAGCAGCACAAATTGTTGCAGCCGGTCACGATCCGGTGATCGTAGACCGAGTAATCCAAATGGTAGCGCGGGCTGAATTTAAACGGCGACAAGCACCCCCCGGCTTAAAAATCACCGATCGCGCCTTTGGAACTGGTTGGCGAATGCCGATTGCTAGTAATTGGGTTGGTGTCAAAAACGCTTACCAGACTCAAACCATAGCGACACCTACCTTAGTCTGTTGGGATGGACAAGGTGCTCATCCGCAAATCAAATAA
- a CDS encoding glycosyltransferase family 4 protein: MFKKPAIDKRHFNLIFPNIFGFKGGIQVYSTFLLKALQDVYPDAEYDVLLKYDKHNSRQPQDLQFLPSTRFHYFGAFPRLLQTILFAINIIVLAIFKRPTIVISTHVNYAVACYILKLLTGTPYWVVAHGLEVWDIENNATKLALQKADKIISVSNYTRQRLLQSNNIDSDKVVILPNTFDASQFKINPKPTFLLKRYNLTDEQPVILTVTRLGRMAKYKGYDQILHALVKIRFYVPNVHFILVGKGDDLPRINALVSSLNLQDCVTIAGFVPDEELCAHYNLCDVFALPSKGEGFGIVYLEALACGKPVLAGNQDGSIDPLAEGKLGCLVDPDNVEEIAHNLIKILQGDCSNPVIYQPEYLQQKTIESYDYSNFRANLARLVVDISVN; the protein is encoded by the coding sequence ATGTTCAAAAAACCCGCAATTGATAAACGTCATTTCAACTTAATATTTCCGAATATATTTGGTTTTAAGGGAGGTATCCAAGTTTACTCAACATTTTTGCTGAAAGCTTTACAAGATGTGTATCCTGATGCTGAGTATGATGTGCTTCTCAAGTATGACAAGCACAATTCAAGACAGCCACAAGACTTGCAATTTTTACCTTCAACAAGATTTCATTATTTTGGAGCTTTCCCAAGATTATTACAAACAATTTTGTTTGCCATAAACATAATTGTTTTGGCTATTTTTAAACGTCCTACTATAGTCATATCAACTCATGTTAACTATGCCGTTGCTTGTTATATTCTAAAACTTTTGACTGGGACTCCTTACTGGGTAGTTGCTCATGGCTTAGAAGTTTGGGATATTGAAAATAATGCTACAAAGTTAGCATTACAAAAAGCAGATAAAATTATTAGTGTTAGTAATTACACTCGCCAGCGCTTGCTTCAATCTAATAATATTGACTCAGATAAAGTAGTCATTTTACCTAATACGTTTGATGCCAGTCAATTTAAAATAAATCCTAAACCAACCTTTTTACTCAAACGATATAATTTAACAGATGAGCAGCCTGTAATTCTAACAGTAACGCGATTGGGACGCATGGCAAAATACAAGGGTTATGACCAAATACTTCATGCTTTGGTTAAAATCCGTTTTTATGTCCCTAATGTTCATTTTATTCTGGTAGGTAAAGGGGATGATTTACCTCGAATTAATGCTTTAGTCTCCAGTTTAAATCTACAAGATTGTGTCACTATTGCAGGGTTTGTACCAGATGAAGAATTATGCGCTCATTACAATCTCTGCGATGTTTTTGCTTTGCCTAGTAAAGGGGAAGGATTTGGTATTGTTTATCTAGAAGCTTTAGCTTGTGGTAAACCTGTGTTGGCGGGTAATCAAGATGGTTCTATAGACCCTTTGGCTGAGGGGAAGTTGGGATGTTTAGTTGATCCTGATAACGTAGAAGAAATTGCCCATAATCTAATTAAAATTCTGCAAGGAGATTGCTCTAACCCAGTAATTTATCAACCAGAGTACTTGCAACAAAAAACTATTGAGTCTTATGATTATAGTAATTTTCGTGCGAATTTAGCAAGATTAGTTGTAGATATTAGCGTCAATTAA
- a CDS encoding PEP-CTERM sorting domain-containing protein, with amino-acid sequence MKVSSSGIKLGCAIVSSTCLAAVTIALSGASAFAAQFITIQSTGTLSGTIELPRNNPNFNQSTTRIDTDDTGTYYRNLGTNNNPNYVPVYQSDYLKVETRSDGSLHYFVDFKGIPIVSFDGVLTSPVLSGGQLTAFLYQGQLPGTTFQGVVQDEFNLTKAFYTGTVIDPDTGKQYQGTFEVSGYGVRYSDRNGSSTPTVFDFQSDIPGLPSVTSLTITNATLASLRIKVPIDETSIPEPASILGTLMVAGFGIVLKTKKRQLP; translated from the coding sequence ATGAAAGTAAGTTCATCAGGGATTAAACTAGGTTGTGCAATTGTTAGCAGCACTTGTTTAGCAGCAGTGACAATCGCTTTAAGTGGAGCAAGTGCTTTTGCTGCTCAATTCATCACAATTCAAAGCACTGGTACATTATCAGGAACTATCGAACTTCCCAGAAACAATCCCAATTTCAATCAAAGTACTACTCGTATTGATACGGATGACACTGGAACTTATTACCGGAACTTAGGAACTAATAATAATCCTAATTATGTTCCTGTATACCAGTCAGACTATTTAAAGGTAGAAACACGCTCTGATGGAAGTCTGCATTACTTTGTTGACTTTAAAGGCATTCCAATTGTCTCGTTTGATGGTGTTCTTACATCGCCGGTTCTCTCTGGTGGTCAGTTGACTGCCTTCCTTTACCAGGGACAATTGCCAGGAACTACATTTCAAGGAGTAGTTCAGGATGAATTTAATCTCACAAAAGCCTTCTACACTGGTACTGTTATCGACCCAGACACCGGAAAACAGTATCAAGGCACTTTTGAAGTCAGTGGATATGGGGTGCGATATAGCGATCGCAATGGTAGTTCAACTCCCACAGTCTTTGATTTCCAGTCTGATATCCCAGGTTTGCCCAGTGTAACATCCTTGACCATCACTAACGCTACCTTGGCAAGTTTAAGAATCAAAGTACCTATCGATGAAACTTCTATTCCAGAACCCGCTAGCATTCTCGGAACCCTAATGGTAGCTGGTTTTGGTATTGTTTTGAAAACGAAGAAAAGACAACTCCCCTAA
- a CDS encoding NUDIX hydrolase, which translates to MPGRSQKKIPTPLNQQPLADFKVGVDNVIFSVDTAQNRLLVLLVMRQQEPFLNHWSLPGTLVRPGESLEDAAYRIMAEKIKVNNLYLEQLYTFGGPNRDPREATDSYGVRYLSVSYFALVRFEEAELIADRMTGIAWYPVKQVPQLAFDHNEILAYGHRRLRNKLEYSPVAFEVLPEMFTLNDLYQLYATVLGDNFSDYSNFRARLLKLGFLCDTGIKVSRGAGRPASLYKFDAEAFAPLKDKPLVFI; encoded by the coding sequence ATGCCAGGACGTTCACAAAAAAAGATACCAACTCCGTTAAACCAACAACCTTTGGCCGATTTCAAGGTTGGTGTTGATAATGTAATTTTTTCTGTAGATACTGCCCAAAATCGGCTGTTAGTTCTACTAGTAATGCGACAGCAAGAACCATTTTTAAATCATTGGAGTCTTCCCGGTACTTTAGTGCGTCCAGGAGAGTCTTTAGAAGATGCCGCTTATCGCATTATGGCGGAGAAAATTAAGGTCAACAATCTCTACTTAGAACAACTGTATACCTTTGGCGGGCCGAATCGCGATCCACGGGAAGCAACTGATAGTTATGGCGTGCGTTATCTATCAGTTAGTTACTTTGCCCTAGTGCGATTTGAGGAAGCCGAATTAATTGCCGATCGCATGACTGGCATAGCTTGGTATCCAGTAAAACAAGTGCCACAATTAGCTTTTGACCATAATGAAATTCTGGCCTATGGCCACAGGCGATTACGAAATAAATTAGAGTACAGCCCAGTGGCTTTTGAAGTCTTGCCAGAAATGTTTACTTTGAATGATTTATATCAGTTATACGCCACAGTTTTAGGTGATAACTTTTCTGATTATTCTAATTTTCGGGCGCGTCTACTCAAGTTAGGTTTTTTATGCGATACCGGAATTAAGGTATCACGGGGTGCTGGTCGTCCAGCTAGTTTGTATAAGTTTGACGCGGAAGCCTTTGCCCCCTTAAAAGATAAACCCTTGGTGTTTATTTAA
- a CDS encoding SulP family inorganic anion transporter has product MNPINKIHFRNWRGDLFGGLTAAIVALPLALAFGVASGAGAIAGLYGAIIVGFFAALFGGTPAQVSGPTGPMTVVTTTVIATLVARHPDTGLAMAFTIVMLGGLLQILFGVMRLGQYITLLPYTVISGFMSGIGVIIILLQLPPLLGHAGVGGVVTTLQKLPIYLSNPNWVAVGLGLLTLLIVFAVPPKLNRILPSPLLALVAVTIISVVVFRDANLARIGQIPRGLPTLRMPTFSIRELADMLRYGLMLGVLGAIDSLLTSLVADSISRTQHDSDKELIGQGIGNMLAGLFGGLPGAGATMRTVVNVQAGGKTPLSGMIHALVLLLVVFWAGPLTAQIPNAVLAGLLLKVGIDILDWGFIKRAPRISLKGTGLMYLVLFLTVFVDLITAVLVGAFIANVLTIKRLTDLQSDNIQVITDSTGHHNLTPVEQEILTQAGGDILLLKLGGPMSFGAAKSISRRMSLVQDYHALVLDLSEVPSIGITAALAIESIVEDAIAHHRHVWMVITPGQVERRITQLELQRFCKPHHTQDLSSVTLSAQISQVESRLQALKSAFDLIQSKSLA; this is encoded by the coding sequence ATCAACCCAATCAACAAAATTCATTTTCGCAATTGGCGCGGCGACCTGTTTGGGGGCTTAACTGCTGCCATTGTGGCTCTACCCTTAGCCCTAGCCTTTGGGGTTGCTTCCGGTGCTGGAGCGATCGCTGGACTGTATGGTGCTATCATCGTCGGCTTTTTTGCTGCCCTCTTTGGCGGAACACCAGCCCAAGTTTCTGGGCCTACCGGGCCGATGACTGTTGTCACTACCACCGTGATTGCTACCTTGGTAGCACGTCATCCCGATACGGGGTTAGCAATGGCATTTACTATTGTCATGTTGGGTGGGCTACTGCAAATCCTATTTGGGGTGATGCGCCTGGGACAATACATCACTCTCCTGCCCTACACCGTCATCTCTGGCTTTATGTCAGGAATTGGCGTAATAATCATTTTGCTCCAATTACCCCCCTTGTTGGGTCATGCCGGAGTGGGTGGCGTAGTGACAACCCTACAAAAACTACCCATTTACCTGAGTAATCCCAACTGGGTTGCTGTAGGGCTGGGATTACTAACCTTGCTAATTGTCTTTGCCGTTCCACCCAAGCTGAATCGGATTTTACCGTCCCCCCTATTGGCATTGGTGGCAGTAACAATTATCTCAGTGGTCGTATTTAGAGATGCAAATCTGGCTCGTATTGGTCAGATTCCTAGAGGATTACCCACCTTACGAATGCCCACCTTTAGTATCCGCGAGTTAGCAGATATGCTGCGGTATGGGCTGATGTTAGGGGTGTTGGGGGCGATTGATTCTCTGTTAACCTCTTTGGTAGCTGATAGTATTTCCCGTACTCAGCATGATTCTGACAAGGAGTTGATTGGGCAGGGGATTGGCAACATGTTGGCGGGGCTATTTGGAGGTTTACCTGGCGCAGGAGCCACCATGCGGACGGTGGTGAATGTCCAAGCCGGGGGGAAAACGCCCCTATCCGGGATGATTCATGCTCTGGTACTGCTGTTGGTCGTGTTTTGGGCGGGGCCGTTAACGGCGCAAATTCCCAATGCAGTGTTGGCGGGATTATTGTTGAAGGTAGGTATTGATATTCTCGATTGGGGGTTTATCAAACGTGCGCCCCGTATTTCTTTAAAGGGTACGGGATTGATGTATTTAGTGTTGTTTTTAACCGTATTTGTGGATTTAATTACGGCGGTACTAGTAGGAGCATTTATTGCCAATGTACTGACTATTAAACGCTTAACCGATCTCCAAAGTGATAATATCCAAGTCATTACTGACTCCACTGGGCATCACAATCTCACTCCCGTCGAGCAGGAAATCCTCACCCAAGCCGGAGGGGATATTTTGCTACTGAAATTGGGAGGGCCAATGAGCTTTGGTGCAGCCAAAAGTATCTCCCGCCGGATGTCGTTGGTGCAAGACTATCATGCACTAGTATTAGATTTGAGTGAAGTCCCCAGTATTGGGATCACAGCGGCACTGGCGATTGAATCTATAGTCGAAGATGCGATCGCTCATCATCGCCATGTCTGGATGGTCATCACCCCTGGACAAGTGGAACGGCGGATTACCCAGCTTGAATTGCAGCGATTCTGTAAGCCTCACCACACACAGGATTTGTCTTCTGTCACCTTGTCAGCCCAAATTAGTCAGGTAGAAAGCCGCTTACAGGCATTAAAGTCGGCATTTGACCTAATTCAGTCAAAAAGTCTCGCCTGA